One genomic window of Cannabis sativa cultivar Pink pepper isolate KNU-18-1 chromosome 2, ASM2916894v1, whole genome shotgun sequence includes the following:
- the LOC133035181 gene encoding putative disease resistance protein At1g50180 — MADAVVSFVIERLGDLVISEAQFLGGVEAQVGNAQIRLQCMSAFLKDADALVRNGDERVRLLVVQVRENALDLEDVIETYVFKVALKGNEGSKWKRFICIFREEIDVHKVGTEIERISSDIHTWTSQLEAFGVRRSIHNAAEASSSSYVQQERQLRQAYSFVEDNVVVGFDKDIKDLVGLLTEKENPHKHKVISVCGMGGLGKTTLAKKVYQHPRVRTHFDCYAWASISQQCNTRQVLEGIHFSFTSPTYAQKNHIKNLSDVELARELYNFQKQKKCLVVLDDIWTTTTWDLLKHAFPTTQGDTVHSKILLTTRNKDVALHADQHGFIHEPHLLNEEESWELFHKKYFSVGADPSNSNYDEERKKELAVEMLRKCSGLPLAIIVLAGLLSKKHTLYDWEQLKANVIRWIGQGGQQHYDDSKYRSVRGVLGLSYSELPRHLKPCFLYLARYAEDVPIRAKELCLVLIAAEGFISRRGGSVETLEEVAYDWLCELVERSMIQVKEMSLTEGRIKSFCIHDLMRDLCVSKAQEENFLHFTDWQNKGEEFPIETKVRRVSIYDNGNIDGSDFIHMLRNKDGSLRCLALYCERIEKRKRILRHACNHFLKLRVLIIGQRYAFNTFELPKEIGNLIHLRLLSIPKWKIKKIPSSFGNLRCLQTLRVWTRSYKIPSSMCKLEQLRHLYLITEDGNGIEFGNFLRSTKSRNLQTLVGISTKDLLLSDLLQLKSLKKLGIRVDRNFVTFLHNPQSLTFTRLLSLQMNNLFGTKIDIVPLILSCPQIYKLTVELPIIRLPEVNQFSPNLIKLKLTGLLLEDDPMPTLEKLPKLRVLMISFNSFTGDEMVCSRGGFPRLESLQLTGLYYLKEWKVEESALPTLAYLRIHYCSKLRVPDGVRNIVTLNEIKIISMPKKFKERMEEGGDDFHKVNHVPSRVFINCDTD; from the exons ATGGCAGATGCTGTTGTTTCGTTTGTGATTGAAAGGCTTGGAGACTTGGTGATTTCTGAAGCTCAATTCTTGGGTGGAGTTGAAGCCCAAGTTGGGAATGCACAAATCAGGCTTCAATGTATGAGTGCTTTCTTAAAAGATGCTGATGCTTTGGTAAGAAATGGTGATGAGAGAGTTCGCCTTTTGGTTGTCCAAGTCAGAGAAAATGCTCTTGACTTGGAAGATGTTATTGAGACTTATGTCTTCAAAGTGGCTTTGAAGGGGAATGAAGGAAGCAAATGGAAAAGATTTATTTGCATCTTCAGAGAAGAAATTGACGTCCACAAAGTTGGAACAGAGATTGAGAGGATCTCATCCGACATTCATACTTGGACTTCACAGTTAGAAGCTTTTGGAGTACGCAGATCAATACACAATGCAGCTGAAGCTTCTTCAAGCAGCTATGTTCAACAAGAAAGACAGTTAAGGCAAGCTTATTCTTTTGTTGAAGACAATGTTGTTGTTGGATTCGACAAAGATATTAAAGATTTGGTTGGCCTTTTGACTGAAAAAGAGAACCCTCATAAGCATAAGGTGATCTCTGTATGTGGGATGGGTGGTTTGGGCAAAACTACTCTTGCAAAAAAGGTCTATCAGCATCCTCGTGTCAGGACTCACTTTGATTGTTATGCTTGGGCCTCAATATCTCAGCAGTGTAATACACGCCAAGTCTTGGAAGGAATTCACTTTTCTTTCACTTCTCCTACATATGCacaaaaaaatcacataaaaaactTAAGTGATGTTGAATTAGCAAGGGAGCTTTACAACTTTCAGAAACAGAAAAAATGTTTGGTGGTTCTTGATGATATATGGACCACAACAACATGGGATCTTCTAAAACATGCATTCCCTACTACTCAAGGAGACACAGTACATAGCAAGATCTTACTCACTACTCGGAACAAGGATGTAGCTTTGCATGCCGATCAACACGGTTTCATCCATGAACCTCATTTGCTCAATGAAGAGGAAAGCTGGGAGCTGTTTCATAAAAAGTACTTCTCTGTTGGAGCAGATCCATCAA ACTCAAATTATGATGAAGAAAGGAAGAAAGAACTTGCGGTAGAGATGCTTAGAAAGTGCTCTGGTCTGCCATTAGCCATCATTGTGCTCGCTGGTCTTCTATCTAAGAAACACACCTTATATGATTGGGAGCAACTGAAAGCAAATGTAATTCGCTGGATAGGTCAAGGTGGTCAACAACATTATGATGACTCAAAATACCGTAGTGTTCGGGGGGTGTTGGGTTTGAGTTACAGCGAGTTACCACGTCACTTGAAGCCTTGTTTTCTGTACTTGGCTCGTTACGCTGAAGATGTCCCAATAAGAGCAAAAGAGTTATGTCTTGTGCTCATAGCAGCAGAAGGTTTTATATCGCGAAGAGGAGGGTCTGTGGAAACTTTGGAGGAAGTGGCATATGATTGGTTGTGTGAGTTGGTGGAGAGGAGTATGATTCAGGTCAAAGAAATGAGTTTAACAGAAGGAAGGATAAAATCATTTTGCATTCATGATCTCATGCGAGACTTGTGTGTGTCTAAAGCCCAAGAAGAAAACTTTCTACATTTTACTGATTGGCAGAATAAAGGGGAAGAGTTTCCAATAGAAACAAAGGTACGAAGAGTTTCCATCTATGATAATGGAAATATTGATGGTAGTGATTTTATTCATATGCTTAGAAACAAAGATGGCTCTCTCAGGTGCCTTGCTCTATATTGTGAAAGAattgagaaaagaaaaagaatattgAGACATGCATGCAATCACTTTTTGAAGCTTAGAGTTTTGATTATTGGTCAGCGGTATGCTTTCAATACTTTCGAGTTGCCTAAAGAAATTGGGAATCTGATCCATCTAAGGTTATTAAGTATTCctaaatggaaaataaaaaagattccATCTTCTTTTGGCAATTTAAGATGTCTCCAGACTTTGAGAGTATGGACCAGGAGTTATAAAATACCAAGTTCAATGTGCAAGTTGGAGCAACTAAGGCATCTATATCTTATCACTGAAGATGGTAATGGCATAGAATTTGGTAATTTCTTGAGGTCAACTAAGTCTAGAAATTTACAAACATTGGTAGGTATTAGTACTAAGGATCTTCTACTGAGTGATCTTCTACAGTTGAAGAGTCTCAAGAAATTAGGGATTCGTGTGGATCGAAATTTTGTGACATTCTTACACAATCCCCAATCTCTCACATTCACTCGTCTTCTGTCTTTACAAATGAATAATCTTTTTGGCACCAAGATAgatattgttcctttgataTTAAGCTGTCCTCAAATTTATAAGCTTACAGTAGAGTTGCCTATAATAAGATTACCAGAAGTCAACCAATTCTCCCCAAATCTCATCAAGTTGAAGTTGACTGGGCTGTTACTTGAGGATGATCCAATGCCAACATTAGAAAAGCTACCAAAATTAAGAGTCCTTATGATTAGTTTTAATAGTTTTACAGGGGATGAGATGGTGTGCTCAAGAGGAGGTTTCCCTCGACTTGAATCTCTTCAGCTTACTGGTCTATATTACTTGAAAGAGTGGAAAGTGGAGGAGAGTGCATTGCCTACACTTGCCTATTTGCGTATTCATTATTGCAGCAAATTGAGAGTTCCAGATGGAGTAAGAAACATTGTTACACTCAATGAGATAAAGATAATTTCTATGCCTAAGAAATTCAAAGAAAGGATGGAGGAAGGAGGAGACGATTTCCACAAAGTCAACCACGTGCCATCACGTGTATTCATCAATTGTGATACAG ATTGA